Proteins encoded by one window of Cystobacter ferrugineus:
- a CDS encoding response regulator produces MAKRVLVVDDAIFMRNMIKDIFASGGFEVVGEAANGLEAVEKYKELKPDLTTMDIVMPFKSGIEATREIIKFDGNAVVIMCSALGQESLVMEAIEAGASDFIVKPFRAEDVLAVVKKVLGEG; encoded by the coding sequence ATGGCTAAGCGGGTGCTGGTCGTCGACGATGCCATCTTCATGCGCAACATGATCAAGGACATCTTCGCGTCCGGTGGCTTCGAGGTCGTCGGAGAGGCGGCCAACGGGCTGGAGGCCGTGGAGAAGTACAAGGAACTCAAGCCGGACCTCACGACGATGGACATCGTCATGCCCTTCAAGAGCGGCATCGAGGCCACGCGCGAAATCATCAAGTTCGATGGTAACGCGGTGGTCATCATGTGCTCGGCCCTGGGGCAGGAGAGCCTGGTGATGGAGGCCATCGAGGCGGGTGCCTCGGACTTCATCGTCAAACCGTTCCGCGCCGAGGACGTCCTGGCGGTCGTCAAAAAGGTTTTGGGTGAGGGCTGA
- a CDS encoding methyl-accepting chemotaxis protein: MRRPLRDDPPPGFTPRRDTVQRLLRTVEPSSTGGHEVSLQLKIFVGYFMMGCVLTGALFITEPLLTFWWRIALATGITLALSLTLPRYLPRVTRLRVLSRSAFEISQGDLSKPLVVEPPRAWRRDEIDELALAIRKMQENLRELVGKIQDTAKSVADTAKDLQGSAENVNGTNEEVGLSMDKIARGAETQSQLVGRTSKVITEMASSIQRTAASAEDAARTAAETSSAAENGSKAALLAGEKVKKVFNRIEAASQQVFAFGEKTQEISKIVDAITQVAQQTNLLALNATIEAARAGEYGRGFAVVADEVRKLAESAGRSAEQISRLARDISGQSTAVVSAMKVGIEELAEGREDLTGIVRSMGSITDTVRKVAEKVHLISDSAREQQKGSEEMVKATEEISLVARNNATSTEAIQSVIQEQTDAMVRMTSLASELTNLSIELQSVVRSFRLNA, translated from the coding sequence GTGCGCCGCCCTCTTCGCGACGATCCACCTCCCGGCTTCACTCCCCGCCGCGACACCGTGCAGCGGCTGTTGCGCACGGTCGAGCCATCCAGCACGGGAGGCCATGAAGTCTCCCTCCAGCTGAAGATCTTCGTGGGCTACTTCATGATGGGGTGCGTGCTCACCGGCGCGCTCTTCATCACCGAACCGCTGCTCACCTTCTGGTGGCGCATCGCCCTGGCCACGGGCATCACGCTCGCCCTGTCCCTGACGCTGCCGCGCTACCTGCCGCGAGTCACTCGCCTGCGGGTGCTCTCGCGCTCGGCCTTCGAGATCTCCCAGGGCGACCTGTCCAAGCCCCTGGTGGTCGAGCCGCCGCGCGCCTGGCGCCGCGACGAGATCGACGAGCTGGCCCTGGCCATCCGCAAGATGCAGGAGAACCTGCGCGAGCTGGTGGGGAAGATCCAGGACACCGCCAAGAGCGTGGCGGACACCGCCAAGGACTTGCAGGGCTCGGCCGAGAACGTCAACGGCACGAACGAAGAGGTGGGCTTGTCCATGGACAAGATCGCCCGGGGCGCCGAGACGCAGTCGCAGCTCGTGGGCCGCACGTCCAAGGTCATCACCGAGATGGCCAGCAGCATTCAACGCACCGCGGCGAGCGCCGAGGATGCCGCCCGCACCGCCGCCGAGACGAGCAGCGCGGCGGAGAACGGCAGCAAGGCCGCCCTGCTCGCCGGCGAGAAGGTGAAGAAGGTCTTCAACCGCATCGAGGCGGCGAGCCAGCAGGTGTTCGCCTTCGGCGAGAAGACGCAGGAGATTTCCAAGATCGTCGACGCCATCACCCAGGTGGCGCAGCAGACCAACCTGCTCGCGCTCAACGCCACCATCGAGGCGGCGCGCGCGGGCGAGTACGGCCGCGGCTTCGCGGTGGTGGCCGACGAGGTGCGCAAGCTCGCCGAGAGCGCGGGCCGCTCCGCCGAACAGATTTCCCGCCTGGCGCGCGACATCTCCGGCCAGTCCACCGCCGTGGTGAGCGCCATGAAGGTGGGCATCGAGGAGCTGGCCGAGGGCCGCGAGGACCTCACCGGCATCGTGCGCTCCATGGGCTCCATCACCGACACGGTGCGCAAGGTGGCCGAGAAGGTCCACCTCATCTCCGACAGCGCCCGCGAGCAGCAGAAGGGCAGCGAGGAGATGGTGAAGGCCACCGAGGAAATCTCCCTCGTGGCGCGCAACAACGCCACCTCCACCGAGGCCATCCAGTCCGTCATCCAGGAGCAGACGGACGCCATGGTGCGCATGACGTCGCTGGCCAGCGAGCTGACCAACCTCTCCATCGAGCTGCAGAGCGTGGTGCGCAGCTTCCGGCTCAATGCGTGA
- a CDS encoding chemotaxis protein CheW: MRHVIFRVEKERYGLPLIAVKEVVVPPERFTRVPRAPKAVTGVMNLRGRVVTVVELRQLLGLPEGPSPNGRVVLLERGRRDLGLLVTDVEGIEAVERVSAAPGRTVPAVRGVARLRGLAVTVLDPEGLDSAVVGLFTAAQK, translated from the coding sequence GTGCGGCACGTCATCTTCCGGGTGGAGAAGGAGCGCTACGGGCTGCCGCTGATCGCGGTGAAGGAAGTGGTGGTTCCTCCGGAGCGCTTCACCCGGGTGCCGCGAGCCCCCAAGGCGGTGACGGGGGTGATGAACCTGAGGGGCCGGGTGGTGACGGTGGTGGAGTTGCGGCAGTTGTTGGGGCTGCCCGAGGGGCCCTCTCCCAACGGGCGGGTGGTGTTGTTGGAGCGGGGGCGGCGTGATCTCGGGTTGCTGGTGACGGACGTGGAAGGCATCGAGGCCGTGGAGCGGGTGAGCGCGGCTCCAGGCAGGACGGTCCCGGCGGTGCGCGGCGTCGCGCGGTTGCGGGGCCTGGCGGTGACGGTGTTGGATCCAGAAGGGCTGGATTCCGCGGTGGTTGGACTCTTCACCGCGGCGCAGAAGTGA